A region from the Melanotaenia boesemani isolate fMelBoe1 chromosome 11, fMelBoe1.pri, whole genome shotgun sequence genome encodes:
- the LOC121648809 gene encoding prostate stem cell antigen-like encodes MMKLYAVLILFVALSVADGLRCYTCTAAESRSCTDTKSCPVLFNRCFSLRVDGYDVVTKGCQNSIACVGSMTCCEGDLCNGAFPTGPSVILLLMSSAIFTLFL; translated from the exons ATGATGAAGCTTTACGCAGttctgatcctgtttgtggCTCTGTCTGTGG CTGATGGATTGAGATGCTACACATGCACAGCAGCTGAATCTAGATCCTGCACAGACACCAAATCATGTCCTGTCCTTTTCAATCGATGTTTCTCTCTCAGAGTAGATG GGTATGATGTGGTAACAAAGGGCTGCCAAAACAGCATAGCATGTGTGGGCTCTATGACTTGTTGTGAAGGAGATCTGTGCAACGGTGCCTTTCCAACTGGACCAAGTGTCATCCTGCTGCTGATGTCTTCAGCCATCTTCACACTCTTTCTGTGA